One Gloeothece verrucosa PCC 7822 DNA window includes the following coding sequences:
- the pyrR gene encoding bifunctional pyr operon transcriptional regulator/uracil phosphoribosyltransferase PyrR translates to MPNQVVEILSAEEIRRTLTRLASQVIEKSGDLSQLVLVGIYTRGVPLAHLLASQIEMLEKIKVAVGAIDVTFYRDDLDRIKTRTPAKTKIPFDLTGKTVVLVDDVIYKGRTIRAALNAVTEYGRPSVIRLLALVDRGHRELPIHPDYTGKKLPTASEEQVKVYLQEVDGRDRVELLK, encoded by the coding sequence ATGCCTAACCAAGTTGTCGAAATTTTATCGGCTGAAGAAATTCGTCGCACTCTTACCCGTTTAGCTTCTCAAGTGATAGAAAAATCCGGAGATCTCTCTCAACTGGTGCTAGTGGGAATCTACACTAGAGGCGTTCCTCTAGCTCATCTGTTAGCCAGTCAAATCGAAATGTTAGAAAAGATCAAGGTGGCGGTGGGAGCTATCGATGTCACCTTTTATCGGGACGACTTAGACCGCATTAAAACCAGAACCCCCGCTAAAACGAAAATTCCTTTTGATTTAACCGGTAAAACCGTCGTTTTAGTCGATGATGTCATTTATAAAGGACGAACCATTAGAGCGGCTTTAAATGCTGTAACCGAATATGGAAGACCCTCAGTGATTCGACTCTTAGCGCTGGTAGACCGAGGACATCGGGAATTACCGATCCACCCTGATTATACCGGCAAAAAACTTCCCACTGCTTCTGAAGAACAGGTAAAGGTTTATCTTCAAGAAGTGGATGGACGAGATCGAGTAGAGTTATTAAAATAA
- a CDS encoding class II aldolase/adducin family protein: MIDEGYVKYHCEWLDSPSVTFEQIEELNQWRHKLFQLGLIGQYDNGIGFGNVSIRCLDQEHQFIISGTKTGGIPELNEQHYTRVIDYDWEKNWLICRGSIQASSEALTHAAVYTANPHINAVIHVHHLKLWQTLMDKVPTTAKDIAYGTPEMAQEIIRLCQLGNLKEAKILVMSGHWEGVMAFGCNLTEAGNLLLEYYQQCQLF; the protein is encoded by the coding sequence ATGATTGATGAAGGTTACGTTAAATATCACTGTGAATGGCTTGATAGTCCTTCAGTCACTTTTGAACAAATTGAAGAACTCAATCAATGGCGGCATAAGTTATTTCAACTGGGTTTAATTGGTCAATATGATAACGGGATTGGATTTGGCAATGTGAGTATTCGTTGTTTAGATCAGGAGCATCAATTCATTATTTCAGGCACAAAAACCGGCGGAATACCTGAGTTAAATGAACAACATTATACCCGAGTAATAGATTATGACTGGGAAAAAAACTGGTTAATTTGTCGCGGTTCCATTCAAGCCTCTTCAGAAGCTTTAACCCATGCCGCCGTCTATACAGCTAACCCTCATATTAATGCAGTTATTCATGTTCATCACCTCAAACTTTGGCAAACGTTAATGGATAAAGTTCCCACAACGGCTAAAGATATTGCTTATGGAACGCCTGAAATGGCCCAAGAAATTATCCGTCTGTGTCAACTAGGAAATTTGAAAGAAGCCAAAATTTTAGTGATGAGTGGTCATTGGGAAGGGGTTATGGCCTTTGGCTGTAATTTAACCGAAGCCGGCAATTTATTGCTTGAGTATTATCAACAATGTCAATTATTTTAA
- a CDS encoding PEP-CTERM sorting domain-containing protein: MTSSHFKLFHFLPATALFLGITAIFLHQEIARAAFTTSAPAQATGLNGWKYDPLFTVGDTVNGYTPVGILDGIGAVDGTTIGLNSNLVRVLVNHELSAGTGASYKVNNGGLTINGGARISYFDIDKTTRQIVNAGLAYNAIYDRNYNLITNTSQFKDGILSSRTSLDRFCSGSAFGRYSFGNGIGFEDTIYFAGEETSNGTQWALDVAGGNLWAVPQMGRGAWENWTELNTGRTDVVALLGGDDTTGAPLYLYVGKKGGAGDGSFLDRNGLKQGKLYAWKSNTGALDPSQFNGTGNSLNGQWVELANQGSGTGYVNGYASANTLRTQADNQGGFSFARNEDLTTNPNNGTQAAFNATGNSLYPSDLWGDTYILDNQLVFDINGQLDTNASTANLNILYDGDDAGKGQFPGPDYGLRSPDNLDWADDGLIYVQEDPAVSGFGATSQQQPSIWQINPTTGKLTRVAQLTNPDPATLAEWESSGVLDVTHLFDTKPGEKVLIFDIQAHTLKGGNIATYNLVEGGQLGLLTTAVPEPLTLLGAGCAMGFGAFFKRKLKAK; this comes from the coding sequence ATGACTTCATCACATTTTAAACTTTTTCACTTCCTACCCGCCACCGCACTCTTTTTAGGAATAACCGCTATATTTCTCCACCAAGAAATAGCTAGAGCGGCTTTTACCACCAGTGCCCCTGCTCAAGCGACAGGATTAAACGGTTGGAAATATGATCCTTTGTTCACCGTTGGAGACACGGTTAATGGATATACTCCTGTAGGGATTCTCGATGGAATTGGGGCCGTTGATGGAACAACCATCGGACTAAATTCTAATTTAGTTCGGGTTTTAGTTAACCATGAACTCTCAGCAGGTACAGGTGCATCCTACAAGGTAAATAACGGAGGACTCACCATTAATGGTGGTGCCAGAATTAGCTACTTTGATATTGACAAAACCACGCGCCAAATTGTCAATGCGGGTCTAGCTTATAATGCTATCTACGATCGCAATTACAACCTGATTACCAACACCTCCCAATTTAAGGATGGTATTTTATCGTCTCGTACCAGTTTAGATCGCTTTTGTTCAGGGAGTGCTTTTGGAAGATATAGCTTTGGCAATGGAATAGGATTTGAAGACACGATTTACTTTGCCGGCGAAGAAACCTCCAACGGTACTCAATGGGCGCTTGATGTTGCTGGTGGGAATCTCTGGGCAGTTCCGCAAATGGGACGGGGTGCTTGGGAAAACTGGACAGAACTCAATACTGGTCGAACCGATGTTGTGGCCTTGCTCGGTGGAGATGATACCACAGGCGCTCCCCTATACCTGTATGTGGGTAAAAAAGGTGGTGCAGGTGATGGAAGCTTCTTAGATCGCAATGGTCTAAAGCAAGGAAAGCTTTATGCTTGGAAATCCAACACAGGAGCATTGGACCCTAGCCAATTTAACGGCACAGGTAACTCCCTCAATGGGCAATGGGTAGAACTCGCTAACCAAGGGTCCGGAACTGGCTATGTTAATGGTTATGCTAGTGCCAACACTTTACGCACTCAAGCCGATAATCAAGGCGGCTTTTCCTTTGCTCGCAATGAAGACTTAACCACTAATCCTAATAATGGAACTCAGGCGGCTTTTAACGCTACTGGTAACAGTCTTTACCCGAGTGATCTGTGGGGAGATACTTATATCTTAGACAACCAGTTGGTCTTTGATATTAATGGACAACTCGATACAAACGCCTCTACAGCCAATCTCAACATTCTTTATGATGGAGACGATGCTGGTAAAGGTCAATTTCCTGGTCCTGATTATGGACTACGGAGTCCAGATAACCTAGATTGGGCTGATGATGGTTTGATCTATGTTCAAGAAGACCCCGCCGTTTCAGGATTTGGAGCGACTTCCCAACAACAGCCCTCTATCTGGCAAATTAACCCTACTACAGGCAAATTAACACGGGTTGCTCAATTAACTAATCCAGATCCCGCTACTTTAGCCGAGTGGGAATCTTCGGGGGTATTAGATGTCACCCATTTATTTGACACTAAACCTGGAGAAAAGGTGTTGATCTTTGATATTCAAGCTCATACTCTAAAAGGGGGCAATATTGCCACCTATAACCTAGTAGAGGGAGGACAATTAGGGTTATTGACTACTGCGGTTCCAGAACCTTTAACCCTCCTTGGTGCAGGATGTGCTATGGGCTTTGGTGCATTCTTCAAGCGTAAGCTAAAAGCTAAATAA
- a CDS encoding isochorismate synthase, protein MSTAVPVVPDHGNLIQDEKALYRFLLACQEKATGKGKSQIVSFSQQINSIDPLAVLEKIIQPNLLYSYWENRRKEEAILGYGVTKSLTLDSPDRFSQSQQFIENCLNHTLRVGEIFNAEPYWFCSFTFFEANLSETTPFPSATIFLPQIQIIKKKQQCILVINCSINPKINLKLLLEQINYHSKFIKDSSEFNCLVPAKSHEKKIAEFYPSYNFKAAVSSALKSIESQQFSKLVLAHAINVISRENFPIVSSLNNLRQRYPDCYTFSVSNGKGHHFIGASPERLISIQNQQLVTDALAGSAPRGKTAKEDAKIAQTLLRNEKERREHQAVSEFITQRLFKLGLAPHCSPLKLLKLSNIQHLWTPIYAHLKPHIHPLQIVAQLHPTPAVAGVPTEIACEQIRHYETFDRGLYAAPLGWIDSQGNSEFIVGIRSALIEDNHARLYAGAGIVAGSDPDKELAEIQLKFQALMKALL, encoded by the coding sequence ATGTCTACTGCTGTGCCAGTTGTCCCTGATCATGGTAATCTTATACAAGATGAGAAAGCACTCTATCGGTTTCTCTTGGCTTGTCAGGAGAAAGCAACCGGCAAGGGAAAATCACAAATTGTCAGTTTTTCCCAACAAATTAATTCTATAGATCCTTTAGCCGTGTTGGAGAAAATTATCCAACCAAATTTGTTATATTCTTATTGGGAAAATCGACGTAAAGAAGAGGCGATCTTGGGTTATGGAGTGACTAAATCTTTAACCCTTGATTCTCCTGATCGATTTAGCCAATCCCAACAGTTTATCGAAAATTGTTTAAATCATACTTTACGAGTAGGGGAAATTTTTAACGCTGAACCTTACTGGTTTTGCAGTTTTACATTTTTTGAGGCTAATTTAAGTGAAACTACGCCTTTCCCTTCAGCGACTATTTTTCTGCCTCAAATTCAAATCATTAAGAAAAAACAGCAATGTATTTTAGTCATAAATTGTTCAATCAATCCAAAAATAAATTTAAAATTATTGTTAGAACAAATCAATTATCATAGTAAATTTATTAAGGATTCTAGCGAATTTAATTGTTTAGTCCCTGCTAAAAGTCATGAGAAAAAAATCGCAGAATTTTATCCGTCTTATAACTTTAAAGCCGCCGTTTCTTCGGCGTTGAAATCCATTGAATCTCAGCAATTTAGTAAGTTAGTTCTGGCTCATGCGATCAATGTAATTTCGAGGGAAAATTTTCCCATCGTTTCTTCTCTCAATAACTTACGTCAGCGTTATCCTGACTGCTACACTTTTTCAGTCAGTAATGGCAAAGGTCATCATTTCATTGGCGCGAGTCCTGAACGACTCATTAGTATTCAAAATCAACAGTTAGTCACTGATGCTTTAGCTGGTTCAGCCCCGAGAGGAAAAACGGCTAAAGAAGATGCTAAAATCGCGCAAACTCTCTTAAGAAATGAAAAAGAAAGAAGGGAACATCAGGCTGTTAGTGAATTTATTACTCAGCGACTTTTCAAACTGGGATTAGCACCTCATTGTTCTCCCTTAAAACTGTTAAAATTATCCAATATTCAGCATTTATGGACTCCTATTTACGCTCATCTCAAACCCCATATACACCCCTTACAAATAGTTGCTCAACTTCACCCTACTCCTGCGGTTGCGGGCGTTCCTACAGAAATTGCCTGTGAACAAATTCGTCATTATGAAACATTTGATCGAGGACTTTATGCCGCGCCTTTGGGGTGGATAGATTCTCAGGGAAATAGTGAATTTATTGTCGGAATTCGCTCAGCTTTAATTGAGGATAATCACGCCCGACTCTACGCCGGTGCTGGTATCGTTGCAGGTTCAGATCCAGACAAAGAACTAGCTGAAATACAACTGAAATTTCAAGCCTTAATGAAAGCTTTACTTTGA